The Strix aluco isolate bStrAlu1 chromosome 19, bStrAlu1.hap1, whole genome shotgun sequence genome contains a region encoding:
- the SLC6A4 gene encoding sodium-dependent serotonin transporter yields MEKNATSNETEPLTSKKDVSDCKEGEDCKENGLLVRNPKSALRLVEDGNKVHPGQGDKGEAAQISNGYSGVQSSVPCNGMGEVEDAQCTAPAATTTTTTTTSTTCGAEGQQQLMELEDRETWSKKIDFLLSVIGYAVDLGNVWRFPYICYQNGGGAFLIPYTIMAIFGGIPLFYMELALGQYHRNGCISIWRKICPIFKGIGFAICIIDLYVASYYNTIMAWAFYYLVSSFTAELPWTSCTNAWNTGNCTNYFSKDNVSWSLYSISPAEEFYTRHVLQVHRSDGLDDLGGISWQLTLCLLLIFTIVYFSIWKGVKTSGKVVWVTATFPYIILFILLVRGATLPGAWRGVLYYVKPDWQKLLATEVWVDAAAQIFFSLGPGFGVLLAYASYNKFHNNCYQDALVTSTVNCVTSFVSGFVIFTVLGYMAEMRNEDVSEVAKDTGPSLLFITYAEAIANMPASTFFAIIFFLMLLTLGLDSTFAGLEGVITGVLDEFPHVWSKRRELFVLGLTIVCFLGSLATLTFGGAYVVKLFEEYATGPAVLTVVFLEAVAVAWFYGITQFCNDVKEMLGFTPGWYWRVCWAAISPIFLLFVTCSFLSNPPELRLFDYNYPYWTTVVGYCIGTSSIICIPIYMAYRLIVTPGTLKERILKSITPETATEIPFGDIRMNAV; encoded by the exons atggaaaaaaacgcAACAAGCAATGAGACTGAGCCGCTGACTTCCAAGAAAGATGTCTCGGACTGTAAGGAAGGAGAAGATTGTAAAGAGAATGGACTTCTGGTCAGGAACCCTAAATCGGCCCTACGGCTAGTAGAAGATGGCAACAAAGTCCATCCCGGCCAGGGAGATAAAGGGGAGGCAGCTCAGATCTCCAATGGTTATTCAGGGGTTCAGAGCTCTGTTCCCTGCAATGGAATGGGAGAGGTGGAAGATGCCCAGTGCACCGCCCCAGCAGCCACAACCACTACTACAACCACCACTTCTACCACCTGCGGAGCAGAAGGCCAGCAGCAGCTGATGGAGCTAGAAGACAGAGAGACCTGGAGTAAAAAAATTGACTTTCTACTCTCTGTCATTGGATATGCAGTGGATCTGGGAAATGTGTGGAGATTTCCTTATATATGCTATCAGAATGGAGGAG GAGCATTCCTCATTCCTTACACAATTATGGCCATCTTTGGAGGGATCCCTCTCTTCTATATGGAACTAGCACTAGGACAGTACCACAGGAATGGGTGTATTTCAATTTGGAGAAAAATATGTCCTATATTCAAAG GAATTGGCTTTGCCATCTGTATAATAGATCTTTACGTAGCCTCCTACTACAACACCATTATGGCTTGGGCCTTTTACTACCTCGTATCCTCCTTCACGGCGGAGCTGCCATGGACTAGCTGCACAAATGCTTGGAACACAGGCAACTGCACTAACTACTTCAGCAAGGACAACGTCAGCTGGTCCCTGTACTCCATCTCTCCCGCAGAAGAATTTTATAC ccGCCACGTTCTACAGGTGCACAGGTCCGATGGGCTGGATGACCTGGGGGGCATTAGCTGGCAATTGACCCTCTGTTTATTGTTAATCTTCACCATTGTATACTTCAGCATCTGGAAAGGGGTCAAAACATCGGGCAAG GTGGTATGGGTGACTGCCACATTCCCTTACATCATACTCTTTATCCTGCTAGTGAGAGGTGCAACTTTGCCTGGGGCTTGGAGAGGTGTCCTCTACTATGTGAAACCTGACTGGCAGAAACTCCTGGCCACTGAG GTCTGGGTGGATGCAGcagctcagatttttttctcccttggtcCAGGTTTTGGGGTCCTATTGGCTTACGCCAGCTACAACAAATTCCATAACAACTGCTACCA AGATGCCCTGGTTACCAGTACCGTGAACTGCGTGACTAGTTTTGTGTCTGGATTTGTCATTTTCACTGTGCTGGGATACATGGCTGAGATGAGGAATGAAGATGTATCAGAGGTTGCCAAAGACACTG GACCCAGCCTTCTCTTCATTACATATGCTGAGGCCATTGCAAACATGCCTGCTTCCACTTTCTTTGCCATCATCTTTTTCCTGATGTTACTCACGCTGGGATTAGACAGCACG TTTGCAGGACTAGAGGGAGTGATTACTGGAGTACTGGATGAATTCCCGCATGTCTGGAGCAAACGCAGGGAATTGTTTGTCCTTGGTCTGACCATCGTTTGCTTTTTGGGGTCATTAGCAACACTGACATTT GGAGGTGCGTATGTGGTAAAGCTGTTTGAAGAATACGCCACTGGTCCAGCTGTCCTAACAGTCGTGTTTCTGGAAGCAGTTGCTGTGGCCTGGTTCTACG GCATCACCCAGTTTTGCAACGATGTGAAAGAAATGCTAGGCTTTACCCCAGGCTGGTACTGGCGAGTTTGCTGGGCAGCAATTAGTCCCATCTTCCTTCTG tttgtcacTTGCAGCTTTCTGTCCAATCCTCCTGAGCTACGGCTTTTTGATTATAATTATCCCTACTGGACCACAGTAGTGGGTTACTGCATAGGAACCTCTTCTATCATCTGTATTCCAATCTACATGGCTTATCGATTGATTGTCACTCCAGGAACACTTAAGGAG CGTATTCTGAAAAGCATTACTCCAGAAACAGCTACAGAAATTCCTTTTGGAGACATCCGCATGAATGCAGTATAA
- the NSRP1 gene encoding nuclear speckle splicing regulatory protein 1 isoform X3, translated as MKQTKLEIQKALEEDATVYEYDSIYDEMQQKKKESNARVLSGKDDKKPRYIQNILKAAEIRKKEQEKRMERKIQKEREMEGGQFAHKEAFVTSAYKKKLQERAEEEERERRVAALEAYLDVTKQKDLSGFYRHLLNQRVGEEEMPKCSFREARIKEEKSDSSYDESNQRNKCPYERQRLKPSAKKENNPDADTDLGTDSSDDDKRHKNSKVDLKKKIKRESSVSSEEEAKHRKSQRHSRSPSSSSVEEELRTKARTNHLTKRGESRPSRRGNDEQSREKDYERSRTHEKDHQREKEERHRYGDHTSKDNYRRREEQDDRQRGKERKEREGHGREWRKAKDREEKGSEKEREKERIRNSKDRYNDREKERGEKCREKEDHVKDRREKYGGDEKKYRERRESTPASLEKDGESDLEKERKKKEREVDEKGRSSSGILSEQKRKAGEEGEKEEKEQAQKPSESMSKFAKRSNEETVMSARDRYLARQMARVGTKSYIEKEED; from the exons ATGAAACAG actAAATTGGAGATTCAGAAGGCTTTGGAGGAAGATGCTACAGTGTACGAATATGACAGTATTTATGATGAAATgcagcagaagaagaaagaaagtaatGCCAGAGTGTTATCTGGAAAAGATGATAAAAAG CCCAGATACATCCAAAATATCCTCAAAGCAGCTGAGATTAGAAAGAAGGagcaagaaaaaagaatggaaagaaaaattcagaaagagCGTGAAATGGAAGGAGGACAGTTTGCTCACAAAGAGGCTTTTGTGACCTCAGCCTATAAGAAGAAGCTACAAGAAagggctgaggaggaggaaagagaaagaagagtggCAGCTCTCGAGG CATACCTGGATGTGACCAAACAGAAGGATCTCAGTGGATTTTACAGACATCTTTTAAACCAGAGAGTAGGGGAAGAAGAGATGCCTAAATGCAGCTTCCGTGAAGCCAG gataaaggaagagaaatctgACAGTTCTTATGATGAGTCCAACCAAAGGAATAAATGCCCATATGAACGACAAAGACTGAAGCCCTCTGCTAAGAAAGAGAATAATCCAGATGCTGATACTGACTTAGGAACTGATAGTAGTGATGATGATAAGAGGCACAAAAATAGTAAAGTAGAtttgaaaaagaagataaaaagagaGAGCTCTGTGAGCAGTGAAGAGGAGGCTAAACATCGCAAGAGCCAGAGGCATTCCAGGTCACCAAGCTCATCCAGTGTGGAGGAAGAGCTGCGCACAAAAGCCCGAACAAATCATCTTACAAAGAGGGGGGAGAGCAGACCAAGCAGAAGGGGAAATGATGAACAATCCAGGGAAAAAGATTATGAGAGAAGTAGGACCCACGAAAAGGATCaccaaagggaaaaggaagagcgACATAGGTACGGGGATCACACTAGTAAAGATAACTACAGACGGAGGGAAGAGCAAGACGATAGAcaaagggggaaggaaagaaaagagagggagggacatggaagagagtggaggaaggcaaaggacagagaagagaagggCTCAGAAAAGGAAcgagagaaagaaagaataagaaatagtAAAGACAGATATAATGacagggagaaggagagaggagagaaatgcagagaaaaggaagatcaTGTgaaggacaggagagagaaatacGGTGGCgatgaaaagaaatacagagagaggagggaaagtaCTCCTGCATCTTTAGAAAAAGATGGAGAATCTGAtctggaaaaagagagaaagaaaaaagagagagaggtggatgaaaagGGAAGATCCAGCTCTGGAATTCTGTCTGAGCAGAAACGTAAAGCtggagaagaaggggagaaagaggagaaggaacaAGCACAAAAACCATCTGAGAGCATGAGCAAATTTGCCAAACGGAGCAATGAAGAGACAGTCATGTCAGCAAGGGACCGCTATTTGGCAAGGCAGATGGCACGTGTCGGCACTAAATCTTACATTGAGAAGGAAGAAGATTAA
- the NSRP1 gene encoding nuclear speckle splicing regulatory protein 1 isoform X2, with protein sequence MDSGKGRYGLIMPKKLPQKNLVSEKLSVFADDSDEEPSVGESLQKEALKKQAMKQTKLEIQKALEEDATVYEYDSIYDEMQQKKKESNARVLSGKDDKKPRYIQNILKAAEIRKKEQEKRMERKIQKEREMEGGQFAHKEAFVTSAYKKKLQERAEEEERERRVAALEAYLDVTKQKDLSGFYRHLLNQRVGEEEMPKCSFREARIKEEKSDSSYDESNQRNKCPYERQRLKPSAKKENNPDADTDLGTDSSDDDKRHKNSKVDLKKKIKRESSVSSEEEAKHRKSQRHSRSPSSSSVEEELRTKARTNHLTKRGESRPSRRGNDEQSREKDYERSRTHEKDHQREKEERHRYGDHTSKDNYRRREEQDDRQRGKERKEREGHGREWRKAKDREEKGSEKEREKERIRNSKDRYNDREKERGEKCREKEDHVKDRREKYGGDEKKYRERRESTPASLEKDGESDLEKERKKKEREVDEKGRSSSGILSEQKRKAGEEGEKEEKEQAQKPSESMSKFAKRSNEETVMSARDRYLARQMARVGTKSYIEKEED encoded by the exons ATGGACTCGGGGAAAGGCAG ATATGGGCTCATTATGCCCAAAAAATTGCCGCAGAAAAATCTTGTTTCAGAGAAACTCTCGGTGTTTGCAGATGACTCTGATGAAGAG CCATCTGTTGGTGAAAGTCTTCAGAAAGAAGCATTGAAAAAACAAGCAATGAAACAG actAAATTGGAGATTCAGAAGGCTTTGGAGGAAGATGCTACAGTGTACGAATATGACAGTATTTATGATGAAATgcagcagaagaagaaagaaagtaatGCCAGAGTGTTATCTGGAAAAGATGATAAAAAG CCCAGATACATCCAAAATATCCTCAAAGCAGCTGAGATTAGAAAGAAGGagcaagaaaaaagaatggaaagaaaaattcagaaagagCGTGAAATGGAAGGAGGACAGTTTGCTCACAAAGAGGCTTTTGTGACCTCAGCCTATAAGAAGAAGCTACAAGAAagggctgaggaggaggaaagagaaagaagagtggCAGCTCTCGAGG CATACCTGGATGTGACCAAACAGAAGGATCTCAGTGGATTTTACAGACATCTTTTAAACCAGAGAGTAGGGGAAGAAGAGATGCCTAAATGCAGCTTCCGTGAAGCCAG gataaaggaagagaaatctgACAGTTCTTATGATGAGTCCAACCAAAGGAATAAATGCCCATATGAACGACAAAGACTGAAGCCCTCTGCTAAGAAAGAGAATAATCCAGATGCTGATACTGACTTAGGAACTGATAGTAGTGATGATGATAAGAGGCACAAAAATAGTAAAGTAGAtttgaaaaagaagataaaaagagaGAGCTCTGTGAGCAGTGAAGAGGAGGCTAAACATCGCAAGAGCCAGAGGCATTCCAGGTCACCAAGCTCATCCAGTGTGGAGGAAGAGCTGCGCACAAAAGCCCGAACAAATCATCTTACAAAGAGGGGGGAGAGCAGACCAAGCAGAAGGGGAAATGATGAACAATCCAGGGAAAAAGATTATGAGAGAAGTAGGACCCACGAAAAGGATCaccaaagggaaaaggaagagcgACATAGGTACGGGGATCACACTAGTAAAGATAACTACAGACGGAGGGAAGAGCAAGACGATAGAcaaagggggaaggaaagaaaagagagggagggacatggaagagagtggaggaaggcaaaggacagagaagagaagggCTCAGAAAAGGAAcgagagaaagaaagaataagaaatagtAAAGACAGATATAATGacagggagaaggagagaggagagaaatgcagagaaaaggaagatcaTGTgaaggacaggagagagaaatacGGTGGCgatgaaaagaaatacagagagaggagggaaagtaCTCCTGCATCTTTAGAAAAAGATGGAGAATCTGAtctggaaaaagagagaaagaaaaaagagagagaggtggatgaaaagGGAAGATCCAGCTCTGGAATTCTGTCTGAGCAGAAACGTAAAGCtggagaagaaggggagaaagaggagaaggaacaAGCACAAAAACCATCTGAGAGCATGAGCAAATTTGCCAAACGGAGCAATGAAGAGACAGTCATGTCAGCAAGGGACCGCTATTTGGCAAGGCAGATGGCACGTGTCGGCACTAAATCTTACATTGAGAAGGAAGAAGATTAA
- the NSRP1 gene encoding nuclear speckle splicing regulatory protein 1 isoform X1 encodes MAALSKQYGLIMPKKLPQKNLVSEKLSVFADDSDEEPSVGESLQKEALKKQAMKQTKLEIQKALEEDATVYEYDSIYDEMQQKKKESNARVLSGKDDKKPRYIQNILKAAEIRKKEQEKRMERKIQKEREMEGGQFAHKEAFVTSAYKKKLQERAEEEERERRVAALEAYLDVTKQKDLSGFYRHLLNQRVGEEEMPKCSFREARIKEEKSDSSYDESNQRNKCPYERQRLKPSAKKENNPDADTDLGTDSSDDDKRHKNSKVDLKKKIKRESSVSSEEEAKHRKSQRHSRSPSSSSVEEELRTKARTNHLTKRGESRPSRRGNDEQSREKDYERSRTHEKDHQREKEERHRYGDHTSKDNYRRREEQDDRQRGKERKEREGHGREWRKAKDREEKGSEKEREKERIRNSKDRYNDREKERGEKCREKEDHVKDRREKYGGDEKKYRERRESTPASLEKDGESDLEKERKKKEREVDEKGRSSSGILSEQKRKAGEEGEKEEKEQAQKPSESMSKFAKRSNEETVMSARDRYLARQMARVGTKSYIEKEED; translated from the exons ATGGCGGCGTTGAGCAAGCA ATATGGGCTCATTATGCCCAAAAAATTGCCGCAGAAAAATCTTGTTTCAGAGAAACTCTCGGTGTTTGCAGATGACTCTGATGAAGAG CCATCTGTTGGTGAAAGTCTTCAGAAAGAAGCATTGAAAAAACAAGCAATGAAACAG actAAATTGGAGATTCAGAAGGCTTTGGAGGAAGATGCTACAGTGTACGAATATGACAGTATTTATGATGAAATgcagcagaagaagaaagaaagtaatGCCAGAGTGTTATCTGGAAAAGATGATAAAAAG CCCAGATACATCCAAAATATCCTCAAAGCAGCTGAGATTAGAAAGAAGGagcaagaaaaaagaatggaaagaaaaattcagaaagagCGTGAAATGGAAGGAGGACAGTTTGCTCACAAAGAGGCTTTTGTGACCTCAGCCTATAAGAAGAAGCTACAAGAAagggctgaggaggaggaaagagaaagaagagtggCAGCTCTCGAGG CATACCTGGATGTGACCAAACAGAAGGATCTCAGTGGATTTTACAGACATCTTTTAAACCAGAGAGTAGGGGAAGAAGAGATGCCTAAATGCAGCTTCCGTGAAGCCAG gataaaggaagagaaatctgACAGTTCTTATGATGAGTCCAACCAAAGGAATAAATGCCCATATGAACGACAAAGACTGAAGCCCTCTGCTAAGAAAGAGAATAATCCAGATGCTGATACTGACTTAGGAACTGATAGTAGTGATGATGATAAGAGGCACAAAAATAGTAAAGTAGAtttgaaaaagaagataaaaagagaGAGCTCTGTGAGCAGTGAAGAGGAGGCTAAACATCGCAAGAGCCAGAGGCATTCCAGGTCACCAAGCTCATCCAGTGTGGAGGAAGAGCTGCGCACAAAAGCCCGAACAAATCATCTTACAAAGAGGGGGGAGAGCAGACCAAGCAGAAGGGGAAATGATGAACAATCCAGGGAAAAAGATTATGAGAGAAGTAGGACCCACGAAAAGGATCaccaaagggaaaaggaagagcgACATAGGTACGGGGATCACACTAGTAAAGATAACTACAGACGGAGGGAAGAGCAAGACGATAGAcaaagggggaaggaaagaaaagagagggagggacatggaagagagtggaggaaggcaaaggacagagaagagaagggCTCAGAAAAGGAAcgagagaaagaaagaataagaaatagtAAAGACAGATATAATGacagggagaaggagagaggagagaaatgcagagaaaaggaagatcaTGTgaaggacaggagagagaaatacGGTGGCgatgaaaagaaatacagagagaggagggaaagtaCTCCTGCATCTTTAGAAAAAGATGGAGAATCTGAtctggaaaaagagagaaagaaaaaagagagagaggtggatgaaaagGGAAGATCCAGCTCTGGAATTCTGTCTGAGCAGAAACGTAAAGCtggagaagaaggggagaaagaggagaaggaacaAGCACAAAAACCATCTGAGAGCATGAGCAAATTTGCCAAACGGAGCAATGAAGAGACAGTCATGTCAGCAAGGGACCGCTATTTGGCAAGGCAGATGGCACGTGTCGGCACTAAATCTTACATTGAGAAGGAAGAAGATTAA